Proteins encoded in a region of the Ruegeria sp. AD91A genome:
- a CDS encoding GMC family oxidoreductase, with amino-acid sequence MEFDYIIVGGGSAGSVLANRMSEDPSTSVCLLEAGGGGNSLFVRMPAAVVAALRGRPRINNWAFATVPQPGLKGRKGYQPRGKALGGSSAINAMLYVRGQRQDYDGWADLGCDGWDWDSVLPYFKRAENNELGADSVHGDRGPLHVSLQKEPRPITLAFIQAAQQLQHRYTEDFNRGDNEGVGLYQVTQFHDPAKNGERCSAAAGYLFPASDRPNLTVITHAHASMLSFEGKRASGVVYRARGKGADIAIRAKREVLLCAGALKSPQLLQVSGVGAMSDLEPHGVAVRHELPGVGKNLQDHLDFTLIFKTRDTDNFGIGPAGAARMLKHVHRWGRTGVSMAATPFAEGAAFLKTSPDLERPDIQLHFTIAMVDDHARKLHYGYGYSCHVCKLRPDSRGTVSLNSSDPMEVPSIDPGFLSDARDLDTMIKGARMTRDILQAPALDNYRHKELFGTDTAKTDADWAEHIRARADTIYHPVGTCKMGVDEMAVVDPQLCVRGLEGLRVVDASVMPTLVSGNTNAPTIMIAEKAADMIKAAAL; translated from the coding sequence ATGGAATTCGATTATATCATCGTAGGCGGAGGTTCGGCCGGTTCGGTTCTGGCCAATCGCATGAGCGAAGATCCATCCACAAGTGTCTGCCTGCTTGAAGCTGGTGGCGGTGGGAACAGCCTTTTCGTCAGAATGCCTGCCGCCGTTGTTGCCGCACTACGGGGGCGCCCCAGGATCAACAACTGGGCTTTTGCAACGGTCCCGCAACCCGGGTTGAAGGGGCGCAAGGGCTATCAACCACGCGGCAAGGCACTGGGCGGCTCAAGCGCAATCAACGCCATGCTGTATGTACGCGGTCAGCGGCAGGACTACGATGGCTGGGCCGATCTGGGCTGCGACGGCTGGGACTGGGACAGCGTATTGCCATATTTCAAACGGGCCGAGAACAATGAGCTTGGCGCTGACAGCGTGCATGGCGACAGGGGGCCGTTGCATGTTTCTCTGCAAAAAGAACCTCGTCCAATCACCCTTGCGTTCATTCAAGCCGCTCAGCAACTCCAACACCGCTATACTGAAGACTTCAACCGAGGCGACAACGAAGGCGTCGGCCTGTACCAGGTTACACAGTTTCACGACCCGGCAAAGAATGGTGAGCGTTGTTCTGCGGCTGCTGGTTATCTTTTTCCAGCTTCTGACCGCCCGAACCTGACGGTCATCACGCATGCACATGCCAGTATGCTGAGCTTTGAGGGCAAGCGCGCGTCGGGCGTTGTATACCGGGCGAGAGGCAAGGGCGCAGACATCGCCATTCGGGCGAAGCGCGAAGTCCTGCTGTGCGCAGGCGCTTTGAAATCGCCGCAACTGCTTCAGGTTTCGGGTGTTGGTGCAATGAGCGATCTTGAACCGCACGGAGTCGCTGTTCGCCACGAGTTGCCCGGCGTGGGAAAGAACTTGCAGGATCACCTGGATTTCACGTTGATCTTCAAAACCAGAGATACAGACAATTTTGGGATTGGCCCGGCAGGGGCAGCGCGAATGCTGAAGCATGTTCATCGGTGGGGCAGGACGGGCGTCTCGATGGCGGCTACCCCCTTTGCCGAAGGCGCGGCGTTTTTGAAAACCTCCCCTGACCTGGAGCGTCCCGACATCCAGCTGCATTTCACTATCGCAATGGTCGATGATCATGCCCGCAAACTGCACTACGGGTACGGATATAGCTGTCATGTCTGCAAACTGCGCCCGGACAGCCGGGGGACAGTCAGTTTGAACAGCTCCGACCCAATGGAAGTACCCTCTATTGATCCGGGGTTTCTTTCAGATGCACGCGATCTGGATACAATGATCAAGGGCGCGCGAATGACACGGGACATCCTGCAGGCTCCTGCGTTAGACAACTATAGGCACAAAGAGTTGTTCGGTACGGATACTGCCAAAACCGACGCTGATTGGGCCGAGCATATCCGCGCCCGCGCCGACACGATCTATCACCCTGTAGGCACCTGCAAAATGGGCGTGGACGAAATGGCGGTCGTCGACCCCCAGCTTTGTGTGCGGGGGCTTGAAGGTCTGCGAGTCGTTGATGCCTCGGTGATGCCGACCTTAGTGTCGGGCAATACAAATGCACCCACAATCATGATCGCGGAAAAGGCTGCAGACATGATCAAGGCGGCTGCCTTGTAA
- a CDS encoding SDR family oxidoreductase has protein sequence MTKTLFSFGHGYSAQALSRILAPKGWKTVGTTRDREGMAAIRASGAEPLIWPGEAPNLDGVSHLLISTAPNEEGDPVLAALGDEIAKRARQFKWVGYLSTTAVYGDHQGGWVDEDTPPAPTARRGRWRMLAEEQWSAIPGLPVHIFRLAGIYGPGRGPFSKLRRGGLRRIIKPGQVFSRIHVEDIAQILKASMMKPNPGRIYNVCDDEPVPPQDVIGYAAELQGLPLPPAVRFDDADLTPMARSFYNENKRVRNDRIKDELGIDLIYPNYRVGLEALMKGQ, from the coding sequence ATGACCAAGACGCTCTTTTCATTTGGCCATGGCTATTCTGCTCAGGCCCTGTCCCGAATCCTTGCCCCGAAGGGCTGGAAAACTGTTGGCACGACGCGAGACCGTGAAGGGATGGCTGCAATTCGGGCCTCTGGCGCCGAACCGCTGATCTGGCCGGGTGAGGCGCCGAACCTCGATGGGGTGAGCCATTTGCTGATCTCGACTGCGCCAAATGAAGAAGGCGATCCGGTGTTGGCGGCGCTGGGCGATGAAATCGCCAAGCGGGCCCGTCAATTCAAATGGGTGGGCTATTTGTCGACAACAGCCGTCTATGGCGACCATCAGGGTGGGTGGGTTGACGAAGACACGCCGCCTGCACCGACCGCTAGGCGCGGCAGATGGCGTATGCTGGCCGAGGAGCAATGGTCGGCAATTCCGGGGCTGCCTGTTCATATCTTCCGTTTGGCGGGTATCTATGGACCGGGGCGCGGGCCGTTTTCTAAGCTTAGGCGTGGTGGATTGCGGCGCATTATCAAACCGGGGCAGGTGTTTTCGCGCATTCATGTGGAAGACATCGCGCAGATCTTGAAAGCCTCGATGATGAAGCCGAATCCGGGACGGATCTATAATGTATGTGACGACGAACCTGTCCCGCCGCAGGATGTCATAGGATACGCTGCCGAGTTACAGGGTTTGCCCCTGCCTCCTGCAGTCCGGTTCGACGACGCCGATCTGACGCCGATGGCGCGCAGTTTCTACAACGAAAACAAGCGGGTTCGAAACGACCGGATTAAGGATGAGCTTGGTATTGATCTGATCTATCCCAATTACCGGGTTGGGCTTGAGGCCCTGATGAAGGGCCAATAG
- a CDS encoding class I SAM-dependent methyltransferase: protein MSKKTPDLHSAYALSSPDENKQLYAEWAGDYDDSFAAREDYQLHTHTARAFVGAGGQGPVLDVGAGTGLCGAVLSALGVGPIDATDISAEMLDQAMRKDIYRDAIEADLTQGIPVPRHSYSGIVSSGTFTHGHLGPEVLPALLSVARHGAQFALSINARHFKELGFAEAFRKLEQDQIRNLTLPEIRIYGDLAAGPNKDDTALIALFERV from the coding sequence ATGAGCAAGAAAACACCTGACCTGCATTCGGCCTACGCGCTGAGTTCTCCGGACGAGAACAAACAGCTCTATGCGGAGTGGGCGGGAGATTATGATGACAGTTTCGCTGCGCGCGAAGATTATCAGCTTCACACCCACACGGCTCGGGCATTTGTCGGTGCGGGTGGTCAGGGGCCCGTTCTGGATGTCGGAGCGGGAACCGGCCTGTGCGGCGCGGTGCTGTCGGCGCTTGGCGTCGGACCCATTGATGCAACCGACATCAGCGCAGAGATGCTGGATCAGGCGATGCGCAAGGACATTTACCGGGACGCGATCGAGGCTGATCTGACACAGGGCATCCCTGTTCCGCGTCACAGCTATTCCGGCATAGTTTCATCCGGCACGTTCACACATGGTCATTTGGGCCCCGAGGTGCTGCCCGCGCTGTTAAGCGTGGCTCGCCACGGGGCGCAGTTTGCCCTTTCTATCAATGCGCGCCATTTCAAGGAACTGGGTTTTGCTGAAGCGTTCCGCAAACTGGAACAGGATCAGATTCGCAACCTGACCCTGCCCGAAATCCGTATATACGGAGATCTCGCAGCTGGCCCCAACAAGGATGACACCGCCCTGATCGCTTTGTTTGAACGGGTTTGA
- a CDS encoding class II aldolase and adducin N-terminal domain-containing protein produces the protein MSLTSLRPNIDHWSERVDMAATFRWTARLNMHEAVANHFSLAVNDDGTRFLMNPNQVHFARIRASDLLLLDAKDPHVMEQPGAPDPTAWGLHGSIHRHCPHARCVMHVHSIFATVLASLADSSLPPIDQNTATFYDRYVVDEEFGGLAFESEGERCAGMLSDPRKKVMIMGNHGVLIIGSDPADAFNRLYYFERAAETYIRALQTGLPLRVLSDEIAEKTAQELDDYPDQAEAHLREIKAILDSESLDYAT, from the coding sequence ATGAGCCTCACCAGTCTTCGTCCCAATATCGACCATTGGTCCGAGCGCGTGGATATGGCCGCCACCTTCCGCTGGACGGCCCGGCTAAACATGCATGAGGCGGTTGCCAACCATTTCAGCCTGGCGGTGAATGATGACGGCACGCGGTTTCTGATGAACCCCAATCAGGTGCACTTTGCGCGCATTCGTGCCTCGGATCTATTGTTGCTGGATGCCAAAGACCCGCATGTGATGGAACAACCCGGTGCCCCGGACCCGACGGCCTGGGGGCTGCATGGCTCAATCCACCGCCACTGCCCTCATGCGCGTTGCGTCATGCATGTGCATTCGATCTTTGCGACTGTTCTGGCCTCTTTGGCCGACAGTTCATTGCCGCCAATCGATCAGAACACGGCAACCTTTTACGACCGTTACGTGGTAGATGAAGAATTCGGAGGTCTGGCCTTTGAAAGCGAGGGCGAGCGTTGTGCCGGGATGCTGTCTGATCCCAGGAAAAAAGTAATGATCATGGGCAATCACGGTGTTCTGATCATCGGCAGCGACCCTGCCGATGCCTTCAACAGGCTGTACTACTTTGAGCGCGCGGCCGAAACTTACATTCGTGCTTTGCAAACCGGACTGCCCCTGCGCGTCTTGTCGGATGAGATTGCCGAAAAAACAGCGCAAGAGTTGGATGACTATCCCGATCAGGCCGAGGCGCATCTGCGTGAGATCAAAGCAATCCTTGATTCCGAAAGTTTGGACTACGCGACCTGA
- a CDS encoding LysR family transcriptional regulator, which produces MQNSLPPLGWLRTFEAAARHLSFTGAARDLNMTQSAVSQQIKSLEGHLGQPLFLRRPKALELTEAGITYLPVVREAFRTLMRGTRAVTGAQPNAVQVQCNISFAVNWLAPRLPAFRTEHPDVQLNIFTELWEPREMAEGAAVEIRFSLRPSDTVRTEILRTEHYYPVCAPGNQVCLENLQEQPLFDCSNLLSNWPSWAEDQGLKWDNPSITYATTYLVCLSAVMAGGGLCLAHDTIASHLIERGQLVAPFEHRVRMPESYYLLLSPKAEDTPGAVAFADWVRREIGAAA; this is translated from the coding sequence ATGCAGAACTCGCTTCCTCCGCTGGGCTGGTTGCGCACTTTCGAGGCCGCCGCACGCCATCTCTCGTTTACTGGCGCCGCGCGAGACCTGAACATGACGCAAAGCGCCGTCAGCCAGCAGATCAAGTCTCTGGAAGGGCATCTGGGGCAGCCACTGTTTCTGCGTCGACCCAAAGCATTGGAACTGACCGAGGCCGGAATCACATATCTGCCAGTTGTGCGAGAGGCCTTCCGGACGCTTATGCGCGGAACCCGGGCGGTTACTGGTGCGCAGCCAAACGCGGTGCAGGTGCAATGCAACATCAGCTTTGCCGTCAACTGGCTGGCCCCGCGCCTGCCGGCATTTCGGACAGAACATCCGGATGTTCAACTGAATATCTTCACCGAACTTTGGGAGCCGCGCGAAATGGCCGAAGGCGCAGCGGTCGAGATTCGGTTCTCGCTTCGACCGTCGGATACAGTCCGAACCGAAATTCTGCGCACCGAACACTACTATCCGGTCTGCGCTCCCGGAAATCAGGTGTGTCTGGAAAATCTTCAGGAACAGCCACTTTTCGACTGCTCCAACCTGCTGTCCAACTGGCCAAGTTGGGCGGAAGATCAGGGTCTAAAATGGGATAATCCGTCGATCACATACGCAACGACCTACCTAGTTTGCCTGTCAGCAGTCATGGCTGGCGGCGGTCTGTGCCTGGCTCATGATACTATCGCAAGTCATCTGATCGAGCGCGGTCAACTGGTTGCGCCGTTTGAGCACCGCGTTCGAATGCCGGAGTCCTACTATCTGCTGTTATCCCCAAAGGCCGAGGATACACCCGGAGCCGTAGCCTTTGCTGATTGGGTACGGCGAGAAATCGGGGCTGCGGCATAA